CGAGAAGTACGAAATGGCTAAGCTGAAATATCCTAGTATGTGAGATTTTGGTTATTTTCTATTTATATATCACTAGCATGTCAGGATGGAATGCAGATATACACAAGCACCTTTGTGACAATGTAATTTgatttatcttttatttattttccttttatgtgaaatgcagatgaatttgtTCATTGCAATTACTATGTGATTAATGTAAACTGAGAGAGATAATATTAGAATGTTTGATTCATGCAGGTGGGTGTGCTTGAGTAAACTGAATGATATCTATTTCCAATTGTAGTTAGATGAAGTTCTGTTTGCTATTATAAAGGGGAACTGGCAGTTTTAgttattttgcttttttattatatagtgattaagaaatgagttgattttctttaATATACCATGTTTAAAAATAAGGATAAATGTATCGTTTTActcaatttttattattatttttcttgaaGTCTAGGGGATATTGTGTTCAATCTATGttatgatttttttcttgtatttttgatAGTTGTTTTTTATGTGCAATGTTTATACtaaatgttgatactaaagaggatgttctgtTCAGTTATTAGTTGTGTTTTATAGATAATAGATTGTGTTGGTTTTTTGTATTTCCTGTTTGAGATGGTTTAACTtatattgtacactgcttagagtttcatttaaatatgTGGTATAGAAattgtatgtataaataaataaatttctgaatgTGTAAAACTGCTGGCATCAGACCCTTTGTGAATCAGTACAAATCATTCACTATAAGGCCTTATTTGTGCCATTCTAATTGCTTCAGTTTGAAAGTAGGTACATTTATCAGAGACTTTGATCCTCAAGAATAGCATGGTGTGAGATGATTGTACCACAACACATGCAAACAGCAAACGAACTATTGTATACAAGTGATTGCACTTTGCTGTTCGGATCCTGTTAATCTTTTTGAGTATGGCAGCAAGTTGATGCAAAGTGACCCAAAGAAACATGTGCTGATGTTGAAGTTATGCCTTTcctgcaggagtggggaaactttttccagtccaagggccacattctcttctgggcggtcttctgagggccacatcctaGTGGTGGgcaagggccagaggcaaaaacagTCAGAGCAATGAATGCCAATTTTACTTGTGtgcagtaggttagtttctacacacactcacatacccctctcAGTCATCTATCCAGACaaggaaggacacattccaaccaggaaaaaaaacactcggagaagcagggtcagtgaggcctggggaaagggtgtgtggcttgAAGAGAGTTCTGAGAGGCCTAGAGGCCACATGTAGCCCGTCTTCTCTAAATGGAAGCCAAATTGGGAGGTAATGAGTGCCTCATTACATTAGGGTGGACATTCACAGTTATGGACATGTACTAAGATTGCCTTTCCACCAGCAAAGCTGGCAGATGTAAATCTATACAGATCAACTCAGATCACGATGATGTCTGAACTTTTTCAAATTTGCAAATAGTTAGGAATGGTTCTTCAGATAGGTGTATGTGCTCATCTAAAACAAATATCTCTAGAGAAGTGAGATTGTTGGACAAAATTCTATTTTGCATTATGTAATATTAGCTTACCTTCACTTTTGAAGATAGGCTTAAGTAGAAATTCCATGTGTGCTTCCCTGGGAGGAAGGCCCATTGAtcatctgagtaggcatgcatatgaTTGTACTGGGAGAATACTAGAAGCCACTGCAAGCTCATTTTTTAAACTGACCTATGCACCCTCTTCTCCACATAGCCACCTAGGTTGCCAAGTGTCCATATTCCAAAAAACTGTTCTATACCATCTGATACCCACATCATTGTGGCTGCAGCCTTCAAGGCTTAGATTTGGAGCAGAGCTGACATAAGTCGTGGATCATCTAGAAAAGTTGCCCACAAGTATTATGCTTCTGGAACTGTGTGACCCCATCAGGGCCTTGGAGTTTGTTCATATTAAAATAATTCTTACTGTTGTGAAGTACAGGTTGTGAAAATGACCCAGGTACTGACAActcatattatttttattaatacatATATGCACAACAGAATACTAAGCTGTAAAATTATTTAATTATGTAAATAGTAACAATCAAGATAGACTGGAGTCAGTGATAGGGAAGAAGCAAAAAATGGGTTTTTGAAGGAATGTTCTAAGGTTTGTACCTAAGGAAACAGAAGGTTCTAAAGTATCTATTGTCCACCTGATTTGTTACTACAGGATAAAAAATGGTGGCTTTACTCTGTCCCATCCTGCCTAATAAATTAAATATGTCTCTGTAGACAAGCCACCACATGTTTGAACATATGCCAGCTAGCAGTCATCAtggaaattaattaattactcaGTAATATATGGTTTGTGCTGGGCACTTGccaataaataatacaaaatcaAACTGTTTGTACAATTCAACACACATGCATCAAGTATGTTAACTAATACATGTACAAACCTGCAGTTTTCTGTGTTTGTGTGAAACATACAAACTAGCAAAAAATTTAAAAGACACAGAGCTTTACATATTGTAAATGTGGTACACAGTTTACACAAATTATATATTTTCTACTATATCTTGGCTATCCGCTTACTGTGTGATTGCTGCACATTGGTCAAGAGTGGGTCTGAACCCAGCAGAGAGGAAGAGAAGATGGAAGGAGACAGAGAGATGGAGCAGAAACCTACAACACAGAAGATGGAAAACACTGTGACCGACATCTCAGCCTTGAGCTTATGTAGAACTCCAAAGATTGATTTCTGCATCTGTTGCAACCCTAAAGGGTGAGCTGGGAGATGGGCTCCAAGGCATATTGATGCATCAGTGTAATGCACTAGATGATCTTAATTAGAATTAGCAGACTTTTGTAGTGCATGGTGGTTGGGTTGCACCAGCTGACAGTCTCAGTAAAGAGCCATCTTGATGGTCAAAAACACATTCCCGGGAATGCTCAAGGCTCTCAAGGTTCACTTCTTGTCATCATCATTAGGAAAGAGTCTGTAGGCCAAGAAGTCCATGGACTCCTGAGCCAGCTTGGAGAGATGGAGCACACCAGTGATCACCAGAGCAATGAGCACTAATGGCAGCACCACATTCCACACTGTGGCGAGGACATTGTAGCATTTGGCTTTGGAACCATAGCGATGGGCAGCTTCCAGGTCGCCAGTCACCTTCTGATCCCGTGccttcaagaaagaaagaaagaaagggcacAGAGCAATTAGTAAAAGAAAAGTGGGTGATAGGAATAGGAAACCTTCTGTATAGAGCAGAGCAACACAACTGTGAAGGGCAACACTGATCAACACCTGAAACTGAAGACATGGTATCAGAAGGAACTGATCAAGACATATCTATGTAGAATTTGGGAGGTAAGCAACTTTGATTCATACAATCTGTGGCATTTGTGCCCATACCCATTCTATTCTCCTGAACTCCACAAGGCAAACTGGGAGAACTGGATATTTGGCACTCATGACACCATCTATATGGAGGGATGTTTTCCCAAATCTCTCACAGGTTGGCATATCCTTATAGTGAGCACTTGTTCCTGCATGTCATGAAAAGTGACAGCACAAGAAACTCCTACACAGCCATGTGCTTAACCTTGGTAAGCCAGTATATGCACCATCTGGAGGTTTAGCAGAGGCAAGAGGATGGCACATCCTATTTAGTTGAGATTGTTCTCTGGAGCCAGTGACCCATTTTACTCCTGCCTTTTACTCTGTGACATTTTTTGGCTACACCTCTCCCATCATATCCCCACCCTGAACTTCTTCCAAATATCTTTTCCAGGTCTACATTGATTATGGCTGCTCATGTATCACTGCTTCTGCTTTCATGTTAAATGCCAGTCTCACAGCAGTTACATAAATCACCATCCACAGAGTTTAGCTTCCTAAGACCAACTCTGACTCACCTGAAGTTCCACATGCAGGAATGTGTCGAGACAGTGTTAACAGAAACCTTTGCAATAACTTACCTATCCTTTCAAATCCCCCCTTTGCTCTGTGGACTATTGATCTATCACCAAATGTCCCTGAACGCAAGGGAATGCATGACACACACCACCTCTAAAACTGATCCTATTCCTTTTATTGCACTCTAGCCTCCCCCTCACTAGCTTTGCTTCACTTCAGGATAGCTAACTCTATTTTTGTTTTACTGGTTCTGCTCCTATGCCTTCAAATGACAACCTGGTTCACACAGCAAGTGGGGCTTTCTCCCCATTAATCTACATACCACCAGGAAACATATGAGTGTCAACCAGCTGTAAAAAAGGTATAGTATTCTGCAGAATGCAAACAATGAGCTATAAAGATTGGAGCACAGAGAAGTGGGGAGAGTTTTGATTCCTTCCCAAATTAATATTATGTACTTACATAGTAGAAAGCTAAACTGTGCTGAGGTCCAGGAGGTATTAGCCCAGATGACCAGTGCCATCTGCATGAAAATGAATTATTTGAAACAGACTGTGCTAGCATATGCTTTATTGGTATAACATTTAGTAACTATGGTATGATTCCTAGAATCACATTTCTGGACTGTGTGTAAGTTTTTGTCTCTGTAATTCCTGTATCTTGCTCTGAAAACGTGCATGAAAAACTACAGCTATCCAGGAATGCAACCTGCATGCCAGCAATTTGTTACATGAACGGGTCATGGTACAATGAATTCATGGTATTCCCTTAATTACCAGGTAATGCTAGTTCTACTTCATTGTTTTCTGGTTTTATTGTTTAAAAGTGCTTCACATttgagagagaaactgaaaattGTTAAACTAGACCAGATGGAAATGATGGCTTCAGTCATCTGGGGAAAGACAGGACTTTAAATCTTACATTCAGGGCTTCAACCCAGTTTCTTAGCAAGACAGAATATGGAATGGAATTACCATGTGAAACGGTAGGGTGCATGCTTTTGAGTCTGGCAGAACTCTTCATACCCAGCCATGTCTACTACCCCAAAGTAGACTGAAATGCTTTCCTCCTTCTCTCTAGGAATTTCTCTCAATCAGAATTCCCTGGAGACCATTCCAGGTAAATATGTAGCCCCAATGAATGACCCAAGACATAGTAGACAGAACCTGCCCAGAATCTTCCTACCTTTACAGAGTAGGCAAGAGCTACAAAGCCGAGACAGCAGAGATTCATGTAGATGGTGTTGAAGACAGACCAAATCATGTAGTCACGGGGCACCACTGGAGGTTTGACAGTGATGACCGTTGGAGGTTCCTGCTTATGGGAAGTCATAGGCAGGTAATCTTCACGAGGATAAGAAGTGTCCATGATTGCAGTTGGAGGAACTGCACTGTTTTCCAGTAGTGGCAGCTATGAGGGGATCAGGGAGGGACAGCCCTTTATATAGTGCCTAGCTGAAGCACAGCCTCATCTCCATCTATATATAAAACAGGGAAATTGCAGCTCTGGTTTGACTGTGGTTATCAGAAATGCTTTGCCAGGACTGAAAGAAATATTTGGATTTCAAGCCTGCCCCGGGACAAGGAGTGCTTTTTATAACCATGTGGTTGGTTTTGTCCTAAATCTATCTCAGAGAGCTTGTCAGTAAATCAGGCATATGTCTTCAGAGACAGCCAGGACAGCTACAAGTTGGAACACTACAAGGTGCTACTTCTTAACCTACTTACAGACAGTGCAAGCACTCTCATATGTGGGAGACCATCTGATATGGATATACAGAGCCAACAAATATCATGtagttttttaatatatatatccctgcagaaACGTGTCCTACTTTTTACCTTTCAGCTGCTTTCCCTTGCACACTCCCTGTTCTCACTGCCCACTTCCCTAACAggttaaagatttttaaaagtcaGTCACAGACAGTCTGCACTGTGTCTGGTTCAACTCACCATCTGGCCTGCAGTTTACAATCTGCATTAAACAGATGAGGACTGTTTAGTGTAGACTGCAAAATGTAGTGATGGTGGGCTGAACCAGAAAGATGCAGCGTCTGTcttcttgactttttttttttaaaccctctaAAGAAAACCGAGGGAGTTCTGACTTTGATCAAAGCAGTATCACTTATGAGTAGAGGTATTTCCCATTATCACTTCCTGGATTCAAGTGACTTTCCTGAAGCTGCTATTAACACCATGGAGCGGGGAAGGGGGGATTCAGGTACCACAGCTATATCTGTATTTTCTCCCTGTGGGTAAATCAGCTTTGCGGGTGATTTAAATAAGGGAAATTACATTGGGTGATGAAGCATTAAAGATATCCCCTCCACCCCAGTGCCATTGTTAACAATAACATTAGAACAGCACGCCTATTTTAAAATTGAGGAGTACCTGCATCGTTACTGGTTTGGCTCTACATAGCTTCTATACAGTCACTAGCACACCATTGACACTAGTACAGCTCCTGCTGCTATAGAACTGGAAAGACTGGGAGCTGTTGGCTTACTCAGCAGTAATATAGCTGCAAGGCTTAGTAGACTATGCTATGATGAATCTGACAATGGAGGGTATGTACctcaaaaaggaaaaggggagaatTGCCCTATGTTTCAAATGGGCAAGAGAATACTCTGGCTAGAGAAATGCGAAGATGTATGGAAAAGACCAGCAGTGTCCATTCTCTCTCTTGCTCCTGGCACCCTCTCCCCTGTGGGCTGGTAACATATTCTTGGTCCATGCACCAATATCACCCACTCACCCTCCCATTCCTTCTATAgcaagtaaacatgcttattactTAGACCTGCCACCTTACAACCTGATCCAAGGCTTAAAGGACAGATATTCTGTAGGAACTTGCAGctttttaaatccctacatgacTTTCTTTGCTT
This DNA window, taken from Rhineura floridana isolate rRhiFlo1 chromosome 2, rRhiFlo1.hap2, whole genome shotgun sequence, encodes the following:
- the LOC133376919 gene encoding interferon-induced transmembrane protein 5-like isoform X1 — translated: MQSVPRPVPLRVQPYDGKEQHRPSPQSLGTPYPYPLGVVVVVQPPQDFVLWSLFSFSFLNTCCVGFVALVFSIKARDQKVTGDLEAAHRYGSKAKCYNVLATVWNVVLPLVLIALVITGVLHLSKLAQESMDFLAYRLFPNDDDKK
- the LOC133376919 gene encoding interferon-induced transmembrane protein 5-like isoform X2 — protein: MDTSYPREDYLPMTSHKQEPPTVITVKPPVVPRDYMIWSVFNTIYMNLCCLGFVALAYSVKARDQKVTGDLEAAHRYGSKAKCYNVLATVWNVVLPLVLIALVITGVLHLSKLAQESMDFLAYRLFPNDDDKK